In a single window of the Deltaproteobacteria bacterium genome:
- a CDS encoding AMP-binding protein, with translation KEPWPAMLTTLYKDPEKYKEVYWSKIPGMYLAGDIATKDEDGYFRFQGRSDDVLNVAGHRIGTAEIESALVSHKYVAEAACIGVPDKVRGEVAKIFVTLKQGVEEDEDTLVNDLKAHVRKVLGPIVIIRGIEFTDKLPKTRSGKIMRRVLKARELGLKEGDLSTLDD, from the coding sequence AAGGAGCCCTGGCCCGCTATGCTTACCACTCTTTATAAGGATCCGGAAAAGTATAAGGAGGTTTATTGGTCCAAAATTCCCGGGATGTATCTGGCCGGTGACATTGCCACAAAAGACGAAGACGGTTATTTCCGGTTCCAGGGTCGCTCTGATGATGTCCTCAACGTAGCCGGCCACCGGATTGGCACTGCCGAGATAGAAAGTGCCCTGGTCAGCCATAAGTACGTGGCAGAGGCGGCATGTATAGGTGTTCCGGACAAGGTTCGTGGAGAGGTGGCCAAGATTTTCGTCACGTTAAAGCAGGGTGTGGAAGAGGACGAAGACACCTTGGTAAATGACCTCAAAGCCCATGTCCGGAAGGTCCTGGGACCCATTGTGATCATCCGCGGGATAGAATTTACCGACAAACTGCCTAAGACCAGGAGCGGCAAGATCATGCGCCGGGTCCTTAAGGCCAGGGAATTAGGATTAAAAGAAGGCGATCTGTCGACCCTTGATGACTAA
- a CDS encoding type VI secretion system contractile sheath large subunit — translation MQIPSMPFRILALAPFTPQQHACWSEAPIRIDKTNLDQVMQDLNLSFHVPISKDLCPAGGLTFTCKSLKDFHPDGLAQNNSFLKNLLDAKEFIKGAKAKGVSAQEIGARLRQWPDLPPIRVETEHQKPRKTSTSAVDDILKMVALPEEGPTPRAETHSFTAQIDSLLQRIVSHVFSYQEFRDLEAVWRGTRLILKQGGINGEIELEIVPVSPETLDETLNTLVTRLIRDLPSLVIVDIPFDNSPKSLELLEKVAQFAETVLAPTVGWITQKFLYLDTWDDLKKLSFLPHYLDESAFAKWRRLAKTDSARWLAVTCNRFLTRYPYGPDNTPRLVRFEEPRHLWISPVWALGCLMSQSFAKTGWPTRFTEWQEVRLEDLALNRQDTTRPLATETYLAEERIQQFIRAGIMPLVAPQSKDMAFMPAETTVASGSLSYQAFVSRVTHFILWCKDHFKKDLEPVELQRGLERAFSLFWEKSGHPNPENLEISASKTDPQDRALVKIIIEPSRQILPSREKAELEFIW, via the coding sequence ATGCAAATCCCATCCATGCCTTTTAGGATTTTGGCCCTAGCGCCTTTTACACCGCAACAACATGCTTGTTGGTCTGAAGCCCCCATACGAATTGATAAGACAAATCTGGATCAGGTTATGCAGGATCTGAACCTGTCATTTCACGTCCCCATTTCCAAAGATCTCTGCCCTGCCGGCGGCCTCACCTTTACCTGCAAAAGCTTGAAAGATTTCCACCCCGACGGACTCGCTCAAAACAACAGTTTTTTGAAGAACCTCTTGGATGCCAAGGAATTCATCAAGGGAGCCAAGGCAAAAGGCGTATCCGCACAAGAAATTGGCGCCAGGCTCAGGCAATGGCCGGACCTTCCCCCGATCCGGGTAGAGACTGAGCATCAAAAACCAAGGAAGACTTCCACGAGCGCTGTTGATGATATTTTGAAAATGGTCGCTTTGCCGGAAGAAGGTCCGACTCCTCGTGCTGAAACGCACAGCTTCACTGCGCAGATCGATTCTTTGCTGCAACGGATAGTGAGCCATGTTTTTTCTTATCAGGAATTCAGGGATCTCGAAGCCGTCTGGCGTGGGACAAGGTTGATCCTGAAGCAGGGGGGAATAAATGGAGAGATAGAGCTTGAAATAGTCCCTGTGTCTCCTGAAACCCTGGATGAAACCTTGAACACATTGGTAACAAGACTGATCCGGGATCTCCCCTCTCTGGTCATTGTTGATATTCCTTTTGATAATTCCCCAAAGAGCCTTGAACTCCTTGAAAAAGTCGCCCAGTTTGCAGAAACCGTTCTTGCACCAACGGTCGGATGGATCACCCAGAAGTTTTTGTATCTCGACACCTGGGATGACCTTAAAAAACTCTCCTTCTTGCCCCATTATCTTGACGAATCGGCCTTTGCCAAATGGCGCCGTCTGGCAAAGACTGATTCAGCAAGGTGGTTAGCGGTCACCTGTAACCGTTTTTTGACTCGCTATCCTTACGGACCGGATAATACACCTCGACTGGTTCGCTTTGAGGAGCCCCGTCACCTTTGGATCAGCCCGGTGTGGGCCCTGGGCTGCCTCATGAGTCAGAGTTTTGCCAAGACAGGGTGGCCCACGCGATTTACTGAATGGCAGGAGGTAAGACTTGAGGACCTGGCCCTGAATAGGCAAGACACAACCAGACCACTTGCCACCGAGACTTATCTTGCCGAGGAAAGGATTCAACAGTTCATCAGGGCAGGAATCATGCCCTTGGTTGCCCCCCAGAGTAAAGACATGGCATTCATGCCGGCAGAAACAACGGTTGCAAGCGGTTCATTGAGCTACCAGGCTTTTGTCTCCAGAGTTACCCACTTCATCTTGTGGTGCAAGGATCATTTCAAGAAGGACCTTGAACCAGTGGAGCTTCAGAGAGGGCTTGAGAGGGCTTTTTCATTATTCTGGGAAAAGAGTGGCCATCCGAATCCTGAGAATCTGGAGATTTCAGCCAGCAAGACAGATCCACAAGACCGAGCTCTTGTAAAGATTATCATAGAACCATCCCGCCAAATATTGCCCTCTCGAGAAAAAGCAGAGCTGGAATTTATTTGGTAG
- a CDS encoding FHA domain-containing protein, which produces MKSPPIIVVQLVHIQGPLKGEIQEFSDQVISIGRDPSGHVHFPKDLTIISRNHAEITREGNRFKLIDQSTNGTFVNGKRVKEVHLKDGDVLTFAEGGPKVSFLTKIMEDQPEIQSVSPPGMPPEIERVPQPQMQDLRLASPPPKPPEMPSYERPHVPQAQPQPRRYEPEEIAIQRVQAPLIIQYGPTLRSFKELPVSIGKNPACDFVLDHTAILDRHAQIFFSQGQYWAQDLTGQKMLSINGQPVHLQAPLNPDDSLAFSPHQGPIFRFLGGGRLAEIEEPAPEQPVSPSHDKEEMPPRQEPTHKSFKGAKAMFKKFLRR; this is translated from the coding sequence ATGAAAAGCCCGCCCATAATAGTTGTTCAGCTTGTTCATATACAGGGACCGCTGAAAGGCGAAATACAGGAGTTCTCCGACCAGGTGATCTCTATTGGACGTGATCCTTCGGGCCATGTGCATTTCCCCAAGGACCTGACCATCATCTCTCGCAACCATGCTGAAATCACAAGAGAAGGCAACCGTTTTAAGCTGATTGACCAGAGTACAAACGGGACATTTGTAAACGGAAAAAGAGTCAAAGAAGTCCATCTCAAAGACGGGGATGTCCTGACCTTTGCCGAAGGCGGACCAAAGGTCAGCTTTCTGACCAAGATTATGGAGGACCAACCGGAAATACAGAGCGTCTCTCCGCCGGGTATGCCCCCCGAAATAGAGCGCGTCCCACAACCTCAAATGCAAGATCTACGACTGGCAAGTCCTCCTCCGAAGCCACCTGAAATGCCCTCGTATGAAAGGCCCCATGTGCCCCAGGCACAGCCCCAACCCCGGAGGTATGAACCGGAGGAGATTGCAATTCAAAGGGTTCAGGCGCCACTCATCATCCAATACGGCCCCACCCTTCGTTCTTTCAAAGAGCTTCCCGTATCGATCGGGAAAAACCCAGCATGTGATTTTGTTCTGGACCATACTGCAATCCTTGATCGCCATGCTCAGATCTTCTTTAGTCAAGGTCAATACTGGGCGCAAGATCTCACAGGGCAGAAGATGCTCTCTATCAACGGGCAACCCGTTCACCTTCAGGCACCCCTAAACCCTGATGACAGTTTGGCCTTCAGTCCTCATCAAGGGCCGATCTTTCGCTTTCTGGGCGGGGGCCGTCTGGCGGAAATCGAAGAACCGGCGCCCGAACAACCCGTGTCTCCATCCCATGACAAAGAGGAGATGCCTCCGCGACAGGAGCCTACACACAAGAGTTTCAAGGGCGCCAAGGCCATGTTCAAGAAGTTCCTGCGTCGTTAG
- a CDS encoding Stp1/IreP family PP2C-type Ser/Thr phosphatase, translated as MPQIAYFGKSDVGLKRANNEDAFLLRPDLGFCLVADGMGGAAAGELASGIFTETALEVFSKTVSRREKETLDLVQKAFAWANERVLDHVKDNPEHNGMGCTAELIAFFNDGFVLGHMGDSRTYLFRNGQLKQLSKDHSFVQDQVDQGLISQAEARNHPMRNIVLRAVGVKESLALDLVRGKATPGDLFLLCSDGLTDMIDDTLIEDVLFPKSALSQKVERLIELAKSAGGFDNITVVLADVT; from the coding sequence ATGCCCCAGATTGCATATTTTGGCAAATCAGATGTTGGCCTGAAACGCGCCAATAATGAAGATGCTTTTCTCCTAAGACCTGATCTGGGTTTTTGCCTTGTGGCAGACGGCATGGGTGGCGCAGCGGCCGGAGAACTAGCGAGTGGTATTTTCACCGAAACTGCATTGGAAGTTTTTTCAAAGACCGTGAGCCGACGTGAAAAAGAAACCCTCGATCTTGTTCAAAAGGCCTTTGCTTGGGCTAACGAGAGGGTTCTGGATCATGTAAAGGACAACCCTGAACACAACGGAATGGGATGTACGGCTGAATTGATAGCATTTTTCAACGATGGCTTTGTTCTTGGTCACATGGGAGACAGTCGAACCTATCTTTTTAGAAATGGGCAACTGAAGCAACTGAGCAAGGATCATTCCTTTGTCCAAGATCAGGTGGACCAGGGCTTGATTTCTCAGGCCGAAGCCAGAAACCATCCAATGCGTAACATTGTTCTCAGAGCTGTTGGTGTCAAAGAGAGTCTGGCCCTTGACCTCGTAAGAGGAAAAGCCACACCCGGCGACCTGTTTCTGCTTTGCTCGGACGGTCTTACAGACATGATCGATGACACCCTTATTGAGGACGTCCTGTTTCCGAAAAGCGCTTTGTCTCAAAAGGTGGAAAGACTCATTGAGCTGGCCAAATCTGCTGGAGGTTTCGATAATATTACGGTAGTTCTTGCAGATGTAACCTAA
- a CDS encoding aminoacyl-tRNA deacylase — MTRAIRYLKEQGIAFEVAEYDHLHKGALFASQALGIPVERTIKTLVVEVSKKGYLVVLMPGSKSISFKKLAKIRGVKRAAMVNTAMAERLTGYLVGGISPFGMKQRLPVVIDAGLLAFDKVAINGGKRGVMLIMAPLDIIMTTGAEDIEL, encoded by the coding sequence TTGACCCGGGCCATAAGATATCTCAAAGAACAGGGTATTGCATTTGAAGTGGCAGAATATGACCACCTCCACAAAGGTGCGCTATTTGCCTCTCAGGCCCTTGGGATTCCTGTCGAAAGAACCATCAAAACTCTAGTGGTCGAAGTTTCCAAGAAAGGCTATCTTGTGGTTCTCATGCCGGGAAGCAAGAGTATCTCTTTTAAGAAGCTTGCCAAGATCCGAGGAGTAAAAAGAGCTGCCATGGTCAACACGGCCATGGCAGAGCGTTTGACCGGTTACCTGGTAGGAGGCATTAGCCCCTTTGGAATGAAACAACGCCTGCCCGTGGTGATTGACGCAGGACTGCTGGCCTTTGATAAAGTGGCCATCAACGGGGGAAAGAGAGGGGTCATGCTGATCATGGCCCCGTTGGACATAATAATGACTACTGGGGCTGAGGACATCGAGTTGTGA
- a CDS encoding DegT/DnrJ/EryC1/StrS family aminotransferase translates to MKVPLLDLTAQYKKIKDDVLKATLEVYESQRFILGPKVKELEQGIAQYCRCKYGVGVSSGTDALLISLMAAGIGPGDEVVTTPYTFFATVGSIVRVGAVPVFADIEKDTYNMDPRSLKGRITKRTKAIIPVHLFGQCCDMGPILELARKHDLVVIEDAAQAIGAEYKGQRAGSMGDLGCFSFFPSKNLGAFGDGGMVTTSSDSLCEKLKIIRVHGSSPKYYHKHLGGNFRLDALQAAIVLVKLPCLDGWTTSRQANARRYCELFADKGLDEIIRMPAEKNGRHIYNQFIISVPDQRDELREMLYEAGIGTEIYYPVPMHMQPCFEGVYGKKGDFPIAEDAAHKTLALPIYPELTHEQQAYVVEKIRSFYA, encoded by the coding sequence ATGAAAGTTCCGCTGTTGGATTTAACAGCCCAATATAAAAAGATAAAAGACGACGTTCTTAAAGCGACACTTGAAGTTTATGAGAGCCAGCGTTTCATACTGGGGCCAAAGGTCAAAGAGCTTGAACAAGGCATTGCCCAGTATTGCCGGTGTAAATATGGAGTTGGCGTATCCTCGGGAACTGATGCCCTTTTGATTTCCCTGATGGCTGCAGGTATTGGCCCAGGGGATGAGGTGGTGACCACGCCGTACACTTTTTTTGCCACAGTGGGTTCTATTGTTCGCGTGGGCGCTGTGCCGGTTTTTGCAGACATTGAAAAAGACACATACAATATGGACCCACGATCACTTAAGGGCAGGATTACAAAACGAACTAAAGCAATAATTCCTGTCCATCTGTTCGGGCAATGTTGTGATATGGGCCCGATTCTGGAACTTGCGCGTAAGCACGATCTTGTGGTTATCGAAGACGCAGCACAGGCAATAGGAGCGGAATACAAGGGTCAACGGGCAGGTTCTATGGGTGATTTGGGTTGCTTTTCGTTCTTTCCGTCGAAAAACCTGGGCGCCTTTGGCGACGGGGGCATGGTTACGACTTCTTCCGATTCCTTGTGCGAGAAGCTCAAAATAATCCGTGTGCACGGTTCAAGCCCCAAGTACTATCATAAGCACTTAGGTGGAAACTTTCGCTTGGACGCACTTCAGGCCGCTATCGTTTTGGTAAAGTTGCCATGTCTGGACGGGTGGACCACGTCACGTCAGGCCAATGCGCGAAGGTATTGCGAGCTTTTTGCCGATAAGGGGTTGGATGAGATCATCAGGATGCCCGCAGAAAAAAATGGCAGGCACATATATAATCAGTTTATCATCTCGGTTCCGGATCAAAGGGACGAACTCAGAGAGATGTTGTATGAAGCCGGAATAGGTACGGAGATATACTATCCGGTTCCCATGCACATGCAGCCTTGTTTTGAGGGCGTCTATGGCAAGAAAGGTGATTTTCCGATAGCAGAAGATGCTGCTCACAAAACCCTCGCTCTTCCTATCTATCCAGAATTGACCCATGAGCAGCAGGCGTATGTAGTTGAGAAGATTAGGTCATTTTATGCCTGA
- a CDS encoding response regulator, which yields MKTRILIVDDEQDFVQALTERLAIRDFQVATAYSGEEAVKKVKAYNYDVVILDVLMPGMDGLATLHAIKEIKPLTEVIMLTGNASVETAIEGMKQGALDFLMKPCDPEKLHAKIKKAQARKAEHEERIREAKVQLLISSPRSVLKDD from the coding sequence CTGAAAACACGAATATTGATCGTAGATGATGAGCAAGATTTCGTACAGGCATTGACAGAACGCCTGGCCATTCGCGATTTTCAGGTGGCTACGGCCTATAGCGGGGAGGAGGCTGTTAAAAAAGTGAAGGCCTACAACTATGATGTGGTCATTTTGGACGTGCTGATGCCTGGGATGGATGGGCTGGCGACCTTGCATGCCATCAAGGAAATAAAGCCCCTGACCGAAGTCATTATGTTGACCGGAAATGCCAGCGTTGAGACGGCCATCGAAGGAATGAAACAGGGCGCTCTGGATTTTCTCATGAAGCCCTGCGACCCCGAAAAGCTGCATGCCAAGATCAAGAAGGCGCAGGCGAGAAAGGCCGAACACGAAGAGCGCATCCGGGAAGCCAAGGTCCAGCTGCTGATTTCATCGCCTCGATCTGTTTTGAAAGATGATTGA
- the pcm gene encoding protein-L-isoaspartate O-methyltransferase, with product MRGWIVPPPKAPVKSSEVLKKEREKKVRWLIRHGYLRSERIRDAMLRVRREDFIPLDYKDYAYLEVPLPLPGKDSTISCPHSYPLFYEPLGLDKGHRFLEVGLGSGYGTALAREIVGSDGLVVCIEIDPLTFEFGRNNLENAGYDDIVLIKGDGGTGYPQMSPYERICITAACHEIPPPLIEQLDEKGKLIGPVMDGENQDLVLLEKGDKGFKEKVICQVLYVSLKGSYGTS from the coding sequence ATGCGAGGCTGGATCGTACCGCCACCAAAAGCGCCTGTTAAGAGCAGCGAAGTATTAAAGAAAGAAAGAGAAAAGAAGGTGAGGTGGCTCATCAGGCATGGATATCTCAGATCAGAGCGTATAAGAGATGCCATGTTAAGGGTTAGAAGGGAAGACTTCATACCCCTTGATTACAAGGATTATGCCTATCTTGAGGTTCCCCTCCCCCTCCCAGGCAAAGACTCGACCATATCATGTCCCCACAGCTATCCCCTTTTTTATGAGCCCCTGGGTTTGGATAAAGGCCATAGATTTCTCGAGGTCGGTCTGGGGTCCGGCTATGGCACGGCCCTCGCCAGAGAAATCGTTGGCTCAGATGGTCTGGTGGTATGCATTGAAATCGACCCGCTGACCTTTGAGTTTGGGAGGAATAACCTCGAAAATGCAGGTTATGATGACATCGTCCTTATCAAAGGAGACGGGGGGACAGGGTATCCACAGATGTCTCCCTATGAGAGAATCTGTATCACAGCGGCATGCCACGAGATTCCACCTCCTTTGATTGAACAGCTCGACGAAAAAGGAAAACTCATTGGGCCCGTTATGGACGGGGAAAATCAAGATCTTGTTTTGCTCGAAAAAGGCGACAAGGGTTTCAAAGAAAAGGTTATCTGTCAGGTGTTATACGTTTCTTTAAAAGGAAGCTACGGGACAAGTTAG
- a CDS encoding FHA domain-containing protein gives MLMTKITKTGMTKRIVLQELGSGKSYEIDLPCVVGRGHETNLRFPDLSVSQRHALIFHMNEQIWIEDLQSANGVYVNDKKITKKARLNPGDCLQLGQTRLSVAQAKEDFAEQTLVLHSLDSKAGRKLDQEKLRLIYEITSELSENQDLRVLGDKIFSRLKDIFKQDRNYLALFQEDGTLRPILVDSAPESVPLSRTIVNRLFKNGESLLLEDALSEASLKEQESVIALRIRSALCVPLIYHSQIHGLIYLDRNIAGAYTQDDLEFLTTIAFMLGPLIENARLWSELKNLYASAMDSLRETEVRLIDMERKAAYVRLAQAMAHEIRNPLMAIGGLARRIAQSGSERPDDAKFQMIMNLVERVEGVLKEVDYFVQLPPPHKTLERVDHLVQEVIDSQNWKSPESGRVPRLIVNTSRVMVPLDGNLFKRAVAMIFKEMLPGVPKGSELEIVIQYAGNELEIVIGEFDRNSHLSEVFDPALQDKPWSLGLFLNIAHKIISDHGGKLLLDPLGNSAFPILIRLPTTISV, from the coding sequence ATGCTTATGACCAAAATCACCAAGACTGGCATGACAAAACGTATTGTGCTTCAAGAATTGGGTTCTGGGAAAAGTTATGAAATAGACCTGCCCTGTGTTGTGGGGCGCGGCCATGAAACCAACCTGAGATTCCCCGATCTCAGCGTTTCGCAACGCCATGCCCTCATTTTTCACATGAATGAGCAGATATGGATTGAAGATCTTCAAAGTGCTAACGGGGTTTATGTGAACGACAAGAAAATAACAAAAAAGGCCCGCCTGAACCCGGGAGATTGCTTGCAATTGGGCCAGACAAGGCTTTCGGTGGCCCAAGCAAAGGAGGACTTCGCGGAACAAACCCTTGTGTTGCATTCTCTTGACTCCAAAGCTGGACGGAAACTGGATCAGGAAAAGCTAAGATTGATCTACGAAATTACCTCCGAGTTATCTGAAAACCAAGATCTGAGGGTCTTGGGAGATAAAATCTTCTCGAGATTAAAGGACATTTTCAAACAGGATCGGAACTATCTCGCCCTGTTTCAAGAAGACGGGACCCTTAGGCCAATACTAGTAGACTCTGCTCCGGAATCCGTTCCACTCAGCAGGACCATTGTGAACCGGTTATTCAAGAATGGGGAATCGTTGCTTCTAGAGGATGCGCTGAGTGAGGCTTCTTTAAAGGAACAAGAGAGCGTCATCGCCCTGCGCATTAGGTCTGCTCTGTGTGTTCCTCTCATCTATCATAGTCAAATCCATGGTCTTATTTATTTAGATCGCAATATTGCAGGCGCTTACACGCAAGACGATCTGGAGTTCTTGACAACAATAGCCTTCATGCTTGGGCCGCTTATCGAGAATGCTCGTCTCTGGTCCGAACTAAAGAATCTTTACGCCAGCGCCATGGATTCCCTGCGGGAGACAGAAGTACGCTTGATTGATATGGAGCGGAAAGCGGCTTATGTCCGCTTGGCTCAGGCAATGGCCCATGAAATCAGAAACCCTCTCATGGCCATAGGGGGATTGGCGAGAAGAATTGCCCAATCAGGGTCAGAGCGTCCAGACGATGCTAAATTTCAGATGATTATGAATCTTGTGGAAAGGGTAGAAGGAGTTCTAAAAGAGGTGGATTATTTTGTGCAATTGCCTCCACCCCACAAGACGCTAGAGAGAGTTGATCATCTTGTTCAGGAGGTGATCGATAGTCAAAACTGGAAATCACCAGAAAGCGGTCGGGTCCCTCGCCTTATTGTCAATACTTCTCGTGTTATGGTCCCCCTTGATGGGAATCTTTTCAAGAGGGCCGTTGCCATGATCTTTAAGGAAATGCTACCAGGCGTTCCTAAAGGCTCAGAATTGGAAATAGTCATTCAGTATGCCGGGAACGAACTCGAAATTGTCATTGGGGAATTCGATAGGAATAGCCATTTATCTGAAGTCTTTGATCCTGCTTTACAGGACAAGCCCTGGAGTCTTGGACTTTTTTTAAACATAGCTCACAAGATAATTTCTGACCATGGAGGTAAACTGCTTCTCGATCCACTGGGAAATTCGGCATTTCCAATACTCATTAGATTGCCGACAACCATTAGTGTATAG
- a CDS encoding DUF362 domain-containing protein has product MSHPTVALVKGTDRYQNIAQALNLLGKEAVSGARHVLKPNFVSTEVQFAATHREAARAVVDFVRQHTDHPLTIAEGAATSDTAKGYENFGFVELADTYGDVELMDLNRDAYQTVTLYDQELRSWPFRIAKTVLESDHRISLTIPKTHDAAIVTLTLKNMVVGSLIRDMGFNLSNLVGGVSDQLLKLVPSWLKPLFSFQGLSRLGITRISGSDKVKLHQGYLNVHLFLYQLVRIIPPHLCVLDGFRAMEGNGPVSGDSVDWHVAIAGTDGVAVDTLTAYLMGFDPQSIGYLYFCSQDGLGEGDINNLNIVGTPLEECRHAFRPHQSYQAQLFWKESGQMAFERLKERLASIEVDD; this is encoded by the coding sequence ATGTCTCATCCTACCGTAGCACTCGTTAAGGGCACTGACCGGTACCAGAATATCGCCCAGGCGCTTAACCTCTTGGGCAAAGAGGCGGTTTCAGGGGCACGGCACGTGCTGAAACCTAACTTTGTTTCCACTGAGGTCCAGTTCGCCGCCACACATCGAGAGGCTGCCAGGGCAGTTGTGGATTTTGTCCGTCAACACACAGACCATCCGCTGACTATAGCCGAGGGGGCTGCAACCTCTGACACCGCTAAAGGCTATGAGAATTTTGGCTTTGTCGAGCTGGCTGACACTTACGGTGACGTTGAGCTTATGGATCTGAATAGGGATGCTTACCAGACCGTTACCCTGTACGACCAAGAACTAAGATCCTGGCCCTTTAGGATAGCAAAGACAGTATTGGAGAGTGATCACAGGATCTCTCTGACAATTCCAAAGACTCACGATGCAGCCATAGTGACTCTGACTCTTAAGAATATGGTGGTTGGAAGTCTTATTCGAGACATGGGTTTTAACCTTTCAAACCTTGTGGGTGGTGTTTCCGACCAACTCCTGAAGCTTGTTCCCTCCTGGCTAAAACCACTGTTTTCGTTTCAGGGGTTGAGTCGCCTCGGTATCACAAGGATCTCGGGCAGCGACAAAGTCAAACTACACCAAGGTTATCTAAACGTGCATCTTTTTCTTTACCAGCTTGTCCGCATCATCCCACCCCACCTCTGTGTCTTAGACGGGTTTAGAGCCATGGAGGGAAACGGGCCTGTCTCCGGAGACAGCGTAGACTGGCATGTTGCCATTGCCGGCACAGATGGGGTGGCCGTTGACACATTGACGGCTTATCTTATGGGGTTTGATCCCCAGTCCATTGGCTACCTGTACTTTTGCAGCCAGGACGGGCTGGGGGAAGGAGACATCAACAACTTGAATATCGTTGGTACGCCTCTTGAAGAGTGTAGGCATGCCTTTAGGCCCCATCAGTCCTATCAAGCTCAACTCTTTTGGAAGGAAAGCGGGCAAATGGCCTTCGAAAGGTTGAAAGAACGTCTGGCCTCAATTGAGGTTGATGACTGA
- a CDS encoding DUF3859 domain-containing protein — protein sequence MKKGLYGLITLVLAVSWWTDASLASGTVEVWGVDVTKFGTYSAEIQQMEDITHSPGGRRRIVTKTRFLEETTRIPAVLGTRFGFRYVVNGIPKKEKVRIRIRKIYPGLKDPRNDGLLYGHEYVKEHEIGEVYGTGYGFDHEWELVPGEWVFQLLYESKILGEISFEVYKP from the coding sequence ATGAAAAAGGGACTCTATGGGCTTATCACCCTGGTACTTGCCGTTTCTTGGTGGACGGACGCTTCACTTGCCTCCGGGACTGTGGAAGTATGGGGTGTGGATGTCACAAAGTTCGGAACGTACAGCGCTGAAATACAGCAGATGGAAGATATTACACATTCGCCCGGGGGTAGACGAAGAATCGTCACAAAGACAAGATTCTTGGAGGAAACCACCAGGATACCGGCTGTCCTTGGAACCCGCTTTGGGTTTAGATATGTGGTCAACGGAATTCCAAAAAAAGAAAAGGTCCGCATAAGAATAAGAAAAATATATCCGGGCCTCAAAGACCCGAGAAATGACGGGTTGCTTTACGGCCATGAATATGTAAAAGAACACGAGATAGGTGAAGTCTACGGCACCGGCTACGGGTTTGACCATGAATGGGAGTTAGTCCCCGGAGAATGGGTTTTTCAACTCCTTTATGAAAGCAAGATATTGGGCGAGATATCCTTTGAGGTTTACAAGCCCTAG